The Streptomyces laurentii region GAGACCGTCCGGGCCGCCGAGGCCGCACTCATGGCCCGGGTCCCCGACGGCGCCCTCATGCAGCGTGCCGCCGCCGGACTCGCCGCCGCGTGCGCGGGGCTCCTGCGCCGGGTGTACGGGGCCCGGGTCGTCCTCCTCGTCGGCGGCGGCGACAACGGCGGCGACGCCCTCTACGCCGGCGCCCGGCTCGCCCGGCGCGGCGCCGCGGTCCACGCCGTCCTGCTCGGCGCCCGCGCCCACGAAGGCGGGCTCGCCGCACTCCGCGCCGCCGGCGGACACGTCGCCGAAGACCCGTACGACGTCCTCGCCGCCGCCGACCTCGTCCTCGACGGCATCACCGGCATCGGCGGACGCGGCGGACTGCGGCCCGACGCCGTCCCCGTCGCCCGGGCGGCCCGCGGCTCCGACGCCGTCGTCGTCGCCGTCGACCTGCCGAGCGGCGTCGACGCCGACACCGGCGAAGTCGCGGGGGAAGCGCTCCGTGCCGACGCGACCGTCACCTTCGGCACGTACAAGCCGGGGCTCCTCGTCGACCCGGCACGTGCGTACGCCGGCGCCCTCCGGCTCGTCGACATCGGGCTCGGCCCGTACCTCCCCGCCCCCGACCTCGAAGCCCTGCAACACGCCGACGTGGCCGCGCTGCTGCCCGCGCCCGGCGCCGGCAGCGACAAATACCGGCGCGGCGTCGTCGGCATCGTCGCCGGCTCCGCCCGCTACCCCGGCGCCGCCGTCCTCGCCGTCACCGGCGCGTTGCGCGGCGGCGCCGGAGCCGTCCGGTACGTCGGCCACGCCGCCGACGCCGTCATCGCCGCCCACCCCGAGACCCTCGTCCACGCCGGGCCGCCCGCCAAGGCCGGGCGCGTCCAGGCCTGGGTCGTCGGGCCCGGCCTCGGCGACGAACCCGGCGTCGCGGACGTCCTCGCCTCCGACGTCCCCGTCCTCGTCGACGCCGACGGGCTGCGCGGGCTCACCCCCACGGCGCTCGCGGCCCGTTCGGCACCCACCCTCCTCACCCCCCACGCCGGGGAGGCGGCCGCACTGCTCGGCACCTCCCGGGAGGAAGTCGAGGCGGAGCGGCTCACCGCCGTACGCGAACTCGCCGCGCGGTACGGGGCGACCGTGCTGCTCAAGGGGTCCACGACGCTGGTGTGTCCGGCGGGCGGGGCGGGGGTCGTGCGGGTGAACCCGACGGGGACGGCGTGGCTGGCGACGGCGGGGAGCGGGGACGTGCTGTCGGGGGTGGGCGGGTCGTTGCTGGCGGCGGGGTTGTCGGCGGTGGACGCGGGGGCGGTGGCCGCGTATGTGCACGGGTTGGCGGGGCGGCGGGCCGCGCGGGGCGCGGGTGTCGGTGCGGGGGGCGCGGGGGCGCCGGTGACCGCGGTGGAGGTGGCGGCTGCGGTGGCGGGGGCCTGGGCGGACGTCCGGGGTGCCGTGCGCTGAGGTTCGTGGTGGGTGCGCGGGGGCCGGGGAGGCGGTCGCGTTCTGCACTGCATGATTTACCGCGCGGGTCTGGTCCCACGAGAACCTCGGGTCCTTGTTCCCGCGCCACACATCACGCTTTACGTTTCGAACGTCGATCCCCCTCCCCGGCCCCCGCTCCCGTCCGGTTCGCGTCCGCCCCCTCGCCCGCAGGGTGGGAGAGGGAGGTGGGTGGGGGGTGAGGGTTGTGGGCCGCTTCCCGGTGGTGGGGTGTGGGGATTGGTGGGGATATGGGGGGAGTGTGGGGCCGGTACGTGGGTGGGGGGTTGCGCACCTGAGAGACTAGGGCGCGATGAACCAGACACCGCTGCCCTGCCGAGCCCGTGCCGAGATCGATCTCGAGGCGCTGCGCGCGAACGTACGTACGCTGCGCGCCCGTGTCGCGCCCCACGTCCAGCTGATGGCCGTGGTGAAGGCGGACGCGTACGGGCACGGTGCCGTGCGCTGTGCGGAGGCGGCGCTCGCGGCCGGGGCGACCTGGCTGGGGACCGCGACGCCGCACGAGGCGCTGGCGCTGCGGGCGGCCGGGCTGACCGAGCCGCGGATCATGTGCTGGCTGTGGACGCCGGGCGACCCGTGGGCCGAGGGCATCGAGGCCGGGCTCGACATGTCGGTGAGCGGCCTGTGGGCGCTGGCCGAGGTCACCGCCGCCGCGCGGGAGACCGGGCGGCGGGCGCGGATCCAGCTCAAGGCCGACACCGGGCTCGGCCGCAACGGCTGCCAGCCCGCCGACTGGCCCGAACTGGTCACGGCCGCGCTCAAGGCCGAGGCCGAGGGCCTCGTGAGGGTCACCGGTCTGTGGTCGCACTTCGCCTGCGCCGACGAGCCCGGGCACCCGTCGATCGTCGCGCAGCTGGACACGTTCCGGTCGATGCTCGGCCACGCCGAGCGGGCCGGGATCCGGCCCGAGGTGCGGCACATCGCCAACTCCCCGGCCACGCTCACCCTTCCCGAGGCGCACTTCGACCTCGTCCGGCCCGGGATCGCGATGTACGGCGTCTCGCCCGACCCCGCGATCGGCACCTCCGCCGGTCTCGGGCTGCGGCCGGTGATGTCCCTGAAGGCGAGCGTCGCGCTGGTGAAGCAGGTGCCCGGCGGCCACGGTGTGTCGTACGGGCACCACTACGTCACCCCCGGCCCGACCACCCTCGGCCTCGTCCCGCTCGGCTACGCCGACGGCATCCCGCGGCATGCCTCCCAGCGCGGCCCGGTCCTGGTCGGCGACCGGGTGCGGACGGTGGCGGGGCGGGTCGCCATGGACCAGTTCGTCGTCGATCTGTCGGGCGACGAGGTCGAACCGGGCGCGGAGGCCGTGCTGTTCGGCCCCGGCGACCGGGGCGAGCCCAGCGCGCAGGACTGGGCCGACGCCGCCGACACCATCGCGTACGAGATCGTCACCCGGATCGGCGCGCGTGTGCCGCGGGTGTACGTAGGGGAGTAGAGGGGGCGGTCGGTCGTGGGCGACGACACCTGGCGGCGGGCCGGCTGGGCCGGGGCCGCGGTGGGCGTGCTCGCCGTGGGCGCGGCGGCCGGGGTCGCGATCGAGCGGCTCGCGATAGGCCGCTCCGTACGGGAGAAGGCGCGGCTCGCGCTCGACGCCGAAGGCCCGTACGGCACCCTGCGCGGTACTCCGGGCCGCGCGTTCGCCGACGACGGCACCGAGCTTCTGTACGAGGTCGACGAAGTCGACGAAGTCGACGAGCCCGCGGGAGCGGGGGCGGGGGATCCCACCGTCGTCTTCTGCCACGGCTACTGTCTCAACGAGGACTCCTGGCACTTCCAGCGCGCGGCCCTGCGCGGCCGCGTCCGTGCCGTCTACTGGGACCAGCGCAGCCACGGCCGTTCGGGGCGCGGCGTCTCCCAGGCCGGGCCCGACGGGGAGCCCGTCTCCATCGACCGGCTGGGCCGCGACCTGAAGGCCGTCCTCGACGCCGCCGCGCCCGAGGGGCCGCTGGTCCTGGTCGGGCACTCCATGGGCGGGATGACGATCATGGCGCTCGCCGACCGCTACCCGGAGCTCGTACGGGAGCGGGTCGCGGGCGTCGCCTTCGTGGGGACGTCGGCGGGGCGGCTCGACGAGGTCAGCTACGGGCTGCCGGCGGCCGGCGTCAAGGCCGTGCGCCGGGTGCTGCCCGGGGTGCTGCGCACCCTCGGGACACGCGTCGAACTGGTCGAGCGGGGGCGGCGGGCCGCCACCGATCTGTTCGCCGGCCTGGTCAAGAAGTACTCGTTCGCGACGAAGGACGTCGACCCGGCCGTCGCCCGTTTCGCCGAGCGGATGATCGAGTCGACCCCGATCGACGTCGTCGCCGAGTTCTACCCGGCGTTCGCCGAGCACGAGAAGACCGCCGCCCTGGCCGCCTTCCGGAACCTTCCGGTGCTCGTCCTCGTGGGCGACCAGGACGTGGTCACGCCCCCCGCGCACACCGAGGCCATCGCCCGCGCCCTGCCCGGCGCGGAGCTGGTGATCGTGCCCGACGCCGGGCATCTCGTGATGCTGGAGCGGCCGGAGGTCGTCACCGGCCGGCTCGCCGACCTGCTCGTGCGGGCGGGGGAGGCCCTTCGGCCGGAAGGTGCGGGGCGCGACAACGGTTAAGTTGGCTGGCATGGAGACTTCGCTCGACCCCGCCGGCCAGGCCGGCCCGCTCAACCAGGCCACCCTCGCCGTCGACTCGCCCGAGCTCATGCGGGAGCTGGGCCGCCGGCTCGCCACGCTGCTGCGCCCCGGCGACCTCGTCATGCTCACCGGCGAGCTGGGCGCCGGCAAGACCACGATGACCCGCGGGCTCGGCGAGGGCCTGGGGGTCCGGGGCGCGGTCACCTCCCCGACGTTCGTCATCGCGCGCGTCCACCCCTCGCTGACCGGCGGCCCGGCGCTCGTGCACGTCGACGCGTACCGGCTCGGCGGCGGCCTCGACGAGATGGAGGACCTGGACCTCGACGTCTCGCTGCCCGACTCGGTCGTGGTGGTGGAGTGGGGCGACGGCAAGGTCGAGGACCTCACCGACGACCGGCTGCACGTCCTCATCCACCGGGTCGTCGGCGACACGGACGACGACCGGCGCACGGTCATGCTGCACGGCATCGGCGCACGCTGGGCGGACGAGGACCTGCGGCTGCTCTGAGTAACCGCCCGCGATGCCCAGGGGTGATGTTCGCGGGGCCGCGCGGGTGCGTTCCGACAACGTGTCGGGAAAATGTTGCGCGTGCGCTCCCCGACGTGATGACATGGATGCACGAGCTGGTTAGGTGTACCTAACCTACGGGAGGCATGCATGGCGACGCCCGAGCGAGACGGCACCACGAGCACCGGGCGCGGTGCGGACACGGTCTCGATGCGCGACCTGCTGGCGGCCTGCGCGGCGGCCGACGCCGTGTCGACCCCGCCCCGCGAGCGCGCGATCCCGGACGACCCCGATGTCGCGGCGATTCCCCGGATCTCCGGCCGGAGTGACAGCGCCGGTGAGGACGGGGATCAGGGCGGGGATCAAGGCGGGAGAGGGACCGTGCGTCACGAGGCCGCCTGAGTGGTCCGGGTGGTCCGGGTGGTCCGGGTGGCTTGAGCGGTCCGGGCGGTTCTGACGGCGCGCCCTTTTTTCACGAGCCCGGGGCGGGTGCGTAGGCGGAGGATCAGGCGCGGGCCGCGGTCGCCGGCGCCGTCGCCGGCGCCGTGAAAATCCGGTCCAGGTGGTGCTCCAGTACCGCCGTCGCCGACTCCGGGCTCCGCTGACCCACGAGGATGCTGGTCCCCATGGCCGCCGCCATCGCGAGCAGGCTGATCGCCTCCGTACGGGCGTCGACGCCGGGAGCGGTCAGGCCCGCCTCCCGGGCCTGTTCGAGAAGGCCGGTCAGCGCGTTCTCCGCCGCGTCGGGGTTGTCGATGAACGGCTGCGCGGCCAGCGCCTCGTCGGTCACGGACAGCAGTGAGTACGAGGTGTAGACGAGGTGGAAGGTGCGGCTCTCCCCGTCCGTCGGCAGGGAGGCCAGCAGCAGCGCCTCGATGGCGGCGCGCGGCCCGGGCTCCGGACCCGCGGCGGCCAGGCGGGCGCGGGCGCGTGCCGTGAAGCGGGCGGTCAGGTGCTGGAGCCCGTAGAAGAGCAGCTTCTCCTTGGTCTCGAAGTAGTACTGCACCAGCCGGAGTGACACGCCGGCCTCGGCGGCCACGTCGCGCATGCCGACGGCGTGCAGCCCGCGCCGTCCGGCGACCCGGATGAGCGCCTCGGCGATCTGGGTGCGCCGTTCCTCATGGTCCACGCGTTTCGGCATATGCCGGTGTCTCCGCCCGTCGGGATGGTGGGTGTTCGTGGTTCGTGGTCCGGGGGCCGGGGGCCGGGCTCCCGGAACTCTTTTATGGTACCGCCGTATCAGTATGGTGGTACGGTCGTATCACGAAGAGTCCTTCCGGAGGTGCCCCGTGCCCGAGAACGCGATCCGCGTGCGCCGTGACGTCGGCCGTTACGTCGACGACGAGCTCCGCGACCGCTACTTCGCCGCCGCCGACGTGCTCTACGCGCGCGGGGCGCCCGTCCGCTCCGAGACGGACGTCGAGACGAGCTTCGGCACCACGCACGTGTACCGGTACGGCCCGGTGGACCCCGCGGCCGAGTCCCGTACCCCGATCGTCCTGATCCACGGCGCCGGCTACTCCTCCGCCATGTGGTGCCCCAACACCCGGGGGCTCAGCGCCGACCGGCCCGTCTACGCGTTCGACACCCCGGGTGACGCGGGTCGCAGCGTCCAGCGCGAGCCGATGTCGCAGCCCGAGCGGGCCGCCCAGTGGATGGACGAGACCCTCGACGCGCTCGGCCTCGACCGCGTCCATCTTGTCGGGTCCTCGTACGGCGGCTGGCTCGTGCTCAACCAGGCCCACCGGCGCCCCGGCCGGCTCGCCTCCGTCACGGCCCTCGACCCCGGCGGTCTGGAGAAGGTGGGGCTGCGCTTCTTCGTCTGGGTCTTCGTCAGCCTGTTCGCCACCTTCGCCCCCACGGCGCTGCGGCCGCGGCTCGCCGCCTGGCTGGACCAGCCGGTCGTCGACGACCCCGAGATGCGGACGTGGGTCCAGCTCGGTGCGCGCGCGTACCGGATCCGCCGCCCCGCGCCCCTGCCGCTCTCCGAGGACGCGCTGCGGTCCATCCGGACCCCGCTCTACGTCGTCATGGGCAAGCACAGCCTGCTCGTGCACCCGAAGCGGCAGCTGGAACGCGTGCCGCGGCTCGTCGCCGGTGCCCGCGCCGAGATCGTCTCCGCGACGGGCCACGGACCGCAGATCGACCACCCCGACGTCGTCAACGCCCGGATGCTCGCCTTCATGGACGACATCGACTCCCCGGCCCCCGCCCACACGTAGGAGCAGAGGAGGGACTTTCCGGGTGAGGCCTCAGGGGACGACGACGACCTTCGCGCCGATCGACGCGAACGCCCACAGCGCGTCCGCGTCCGTGCGCTTCATCCGGATGCCGCCGGTCTTCTTCGCCGGGTCCGGGCTCGGCGTCGAGCCGTCCACCGCCGCGCTGAAGCCGACCGCCACGTCCTTCGCCACCGCGAACCGCACCACGTGCTCGATCTGGACGCCGTCGGAGCCCAGCACCGTCGCGGTCCGCGAGGTCACCGCGTACGAGCCGGGCTTCGGCGACACCGTGCTCGGCATCACCGTGAAGCTCTGGGTGATCTTGTTCTTCGCGTCGACCAGCCACACCCGGCGCTCGTCCAGGCTGTAGACGACACGCTCGCCCTTGCCCGAGCCCTCCGGCAGCGTTATGGGGTCCTTGCGCGGCTTCTTCGGCTTGTCGGTCGCCGCGGCCGTGGGGGCCTTGGCCGGAGTGCGCGAGTCCGCCGCCAGCTGGGCCGGGGCCGGCGCGGACGCGGATGCCTGATAGGCCAGGAACGCGACCGCGGCGACGGCCATCGCGGTGAGCCCGGCCACGAATCCCGAGCTGCTCCGTGCCACCGTTCGCCCACCTTCTGTCGTACGTACGTATCGGTGTCTGACGCCTGACCGTAGCAGCAGCCGTGCTGCGGGGACGGGGCGCCGCACCTCGGGGCCCGGCGCCGTAGGCTGTTCGCGTGCTCTTGCTCGCCATGGATACCGCCACCCCCGCCGTCACCGTCGCCCTCCACGACGGGGACTCCGTCGTCGCCGAGGACACCCGGGTCGACGCCCGCCGCCACGGGGAGCTGCTGCTGCCCGCCGTCGACCGGGTGCTCGCACGGGCCGGGCTGAAGCTCGACGCGGTGACCGGACTGGTGGTCGGCGTCGGCCCCGGCCCGTACACCGGACTGCGCGTCGGCCTCGTCACGGCCGCCACGTTCGGCTCCGCCCTGGGCGTCCCCGTGCACGGTCTGTGCACCCTGGACGGGCTCGCCTACGCCGCCGGCCTCGACGAGCCCTTCGCCGTCGCCACCGACGCGCGGCGCAAGGAGGTCTACTGGGCGCGGTACGACGACTCCCGTACGCGTGTGACGGAGGCCGCCGTCGACCGGCCCGCCGACATCGCGGAGCGGCTCGCCGGGCTGCCCGTCGTCGGCGCCGGCGCTCTGCTCTACCCCGAGGCGTTCCCCGAGGCCCGCGGCCCCGAGCACCAGTCGGCCGCCGCGCTCGCCGCCCTCGCGGCCGAGAAGCTGGCCGCCGGGGGCGAGGGCTTCCTCGACCCGCGGCCGATGTACCTGCGCCGGCCCGACGCGCAGGTGCCCAAGAACTACAAGGTGGTCACCCCCAAGTGACCGACGTGACCAAGGGGACCACGGGGCGGTCCGCGGCCGTCCTGCGCGAGATGCGCTGGTGGGACCTGGCCCCGGTGCTCGCCCTCGAAGCCGATCTGTTCCCCGAGGACGCCTGGTCCGAGGGCATGTTCTGGTCCGAGCTGGCGCACGCCCGCGGCCCGCGCGCGACCCGTCACTACGTCGTCGCCGAGGACCCGGCCGACGGGCGGCTCGTCGGCTACGCGGGTCTCGCCGCGGCCGGCGGACTCGGCGACGTGCAGACGATCGCCGTCGCCCGCGACCAGTGGGGCACCGGCCTCGGCGCCCGGCTGCTCACCGACCTCATCCGGGCCGCCACCGCCTTCGAGTGCGACGAGGTCCTGCTCGAGGTACGGGTGGACAACACCCGGGCTCAGAAGCTCTACGAGCGCTTCGGCTTCGAGCCCCTCGGGTTCCGGCGCGGCTACTACCAGCCGGGCAACGTCGACGCGCTCGTGATGCGACTGATCGTTCAAGGAACTGGGACCGATATCTGATGGCTGCTGACGAACCCCTGGTACTCGGCATCGAGACCTCGTGCGACGAGACCGGCGTCGGCATCGTGCACGGCACCACCCTCCTGGCCGACGCCGTCGCCTCCAGCGTCGACACGCACGCCCGCTTCGGCGGCGTCGTGCCCGAGATCGCCTCCCGCGCCCACCTGGAGGCGATGGTCCCGACCATCGAA contains the following coding sequences:
- a CDS encoding yjeF protein (B.subtilis YXKO protein of unknown function and related proteins. Based onthe conservation of the ATP binding site, the substrate binding site and the Mg2+binding site and structural homology this group is a member of the ribokinase-like superfamily; cd01171;~YjeF protein [Streptomyces venezuelae ATCC10712];~YjeF-related protein N-terminus; cl00318;~identified by MetaGeneAnnotator; putative;~putative ATP binding site [chemical binding];~putative substrate binding site [chemical binding]) encodes the protein MRSAHRVETVRAAEAALMARVPDGALMQRAAAGLAAACAGLLRRVYGARVVLLVGGGDNGGDALYAGARLARRGAAVHAVLLGARAHEGGLAALRAAGGHVAEDPYDVLAAADLVLDGITGIGGRGGLRPDAVPVARAARGSDAVVVAVDLPSGVDADTGEVAGEALRADATVTFGTYKPGLLVDPARAYAGALRLVDIGLGPYLPAPDLEALQHADVAALLPAPGAGSDKYRRGVVGIVAGSARYPGAAVLAVTGALRGGAGAVRYVGHAADAVIAAHPETLVHAGPPAKAGRVQAWVVGPGLGDEPGVADVLASDVPVLVDADGLRGLTPTALAARSAPTLLTPHAGEAAALLGTSREEVEAERLTAVRELAARYGATVLLKGSTTLVCPAGGAGVVRVNPTGTAWLATAGSGDVLSGVGGSLLAAGLSAVDAGAVAAYVHGLAGRRAARGAGVGAGGAGAPVTAVEVAAAVAGAWADVRGAVR
- a CDS encoding carboxylesterase (Alpha/beta hydrolase family; pfam12697;~carboxylesterase [Streptomyces pristinaespiralis ATCC25486];~identified by MetaGeneAnnotator; putative), which gives rise to MPENAIRVRRDVGRYVDDELRDRYFAAADVLYARGAPVRSETDVETSFGTTHVYRYGPVDPAAESRTPIVLIHGAGYSSAMWCPNTRGLSADRPVYAFDTPGDAGRSVQREPMSQPERAAQWMDETLDALGLDRVHLVGSSYGGWLVLNQAHRRPGRLASVTALDPGGLEKVGLRFFVWVFVSLFATFAPTALRPRLAAWLDQPVVDDPEMRTWVQLGARAYRIRRPAPLPLSEDALRSIRTPLYVVMGKHSLLVHPKRQLERVPRLVAGARAEIVSATGHGPQIDHPDVVNARMLAFMDDIDSPAPAHT
- a CDS encoding lipase (Alpha/beta hydrolase family; pfam12697;~Esterases and lipases (includes fungal lipases, cholinesterases, etc.) These enzymes act on carboxylic esters (EC: 3.1.1.-). The catalytic apparatus involves three residues (catalytic triad): a serine, a glutamate or aspartate and a histidine.These...; cl12031;~identified by MetaGeneAnnotator; putative;~lipase [Streptomyces griseoflavus Tu4000]), whose protein sequence is MGDDTWRRAGWAGAAVGVLAVGAAAGVAIERLAIGRSVREKARLALDAEGPYGTLRGTPGRAFADDGTELLYEVDEVDEVDEPAGAGAGDPTVVFCHGYCLNEDSWHFQRAALRGRVRAVYWDQRSHGRSGRGVSQAGPDGEPVSIDRLGRDLKAVLDAAAPEGPLVLVGHSMGGMTIMALADRYPELVRERVAGVAFVGTSAGRLDEVSYGLPAAGVKAVRRVLPGVLRTLGTRVELVERGRRAATDLFAGLVKKYSFATKDVDPAVARFAERMIESTPIDVVAEFYPAFAEHEKTAALAAFRNLPVLVLVGDQDVVTPPAHTEAIARALPGAELVIVPDAGHLVMLERPEVVTGRLADLLVRAGEALRPEGAGRDNG
- a CDS encoding peptidase M22 glycoprotease (Glycoprotease family; pfam00814;~PFAM: peptidase M22 glycoprotease; KEGG: sgr:SGR_2781 hypothetical protein;~identified by MetaGeneAnnotator; putative;~peptidase M22 glycoprotease [Streptomyces sp. SirexAA- E];~tRNA threonylcarbamoyl adenosine modification protein YeaZ; TIGR03725), which codes for MLLLAMDTATPAVTVALHDGDSVVAEDTRVDARRHGELLLPAVDRVLARAGLKLDAVTGLVVGVGPGPYTGLRVGLVTAATFGSALGVPVHGLCTLDGLAYAAGLDEPFAVATDARRKEVYWARYDDSRTRVTEAAVDRPADIAERLAGLPVVGAGALLYPEAFPEARGPEHQSAAALAALAAEKLAAGGEGFLDPRPMYLRRPDAQVPKNYKVVTPK
- a CDS encoding hypothetical protein (UPF0079 ATP-binding protein [Streptomyces albus J1074];~Uncharacterized P-loop hydrolase UPF0079; cl00520;~identified by MetaGeneAnnotator; putative), whose protein sequence is METSLDPAGQAGPLNQATLAVDSPELMRELGRRLATLLRPGDLVMLTGELGAGKTTMTRGLGEGLGVRGAVTSPTFVIARVHPSLTGGPALVHVDAYRLGGGLDEMEDLDLDVSLPDSVVVVEWGDGKVEDLTDDRLHVLIHRVVGDTDDDRRTVMLHGIGARWADEDLRLL
- a CDS encoding tetR family transcriptional regulator (Bacterial transcriptional repressor; cl07106;~Helix-turn-helix domains; cl00088;~TetR family transcriptional regulator [Streptomyces pristinaespiralis ATCC25486];~identified by MetaGeneAnnotator; putative); amino-acid sequence: MPKRVDHEERRTQIAEALIRVAGRRGLHAVGMRDVAAEAGVSLRLVQYYFETKEKLLFYGLQHLTARFTARARARLAAAGPEPGPRAAIEALLLASLPTDGESRTFHLVYTSYSLLSVTDEALAAQPFIDNPDAAENALTGLLEQAREAGLTAPGVDARTEAISLLAMAAAMGTSILVGQRSPESATAVLEHHLDRIFTAPATAPATAARA
- a CDS encoding ribosomal-protein-alanine acetyltransferase (N-Acyltransferase superfamily: Various enyzmes that characteristicly catalyzethe transfer of an acyl group to a substrate; cl00357;~identified by MetaGeneAnnotator; putative;~ribosomal-protein-alanine acetyltransferase [Streptomyces sp. C];~ribosomal-protein-alanine acetyltransferase; TIGR01575), whose product is MTDVTKGTTGRSAAVLREMRWWDLAPVLALEADLFPEDAWSEGMFWSELAHARGPRATRHYVVAEDPADGRLVGYAGLAAAGGLGDVQTIAVARDQWGTGLGARLLTDLIRAATAFECDEVLLEVRVDNTRAQKLYERFGFEPLGFRRGYYQPGNVDALVMRLIVQGTGTDI
- a CDS encoding alanine racemase (Type III Pyridoxal 5-phosphate (PLP)-Dependent Enzyme Alanine Racemase; cd00430;~alanine racemase [Streptomyces cattleya NRRL 8057 = DSM46488];~alanine racemase; Reviewed; PRK00053;~catalytic residues [active];~dimer interface [polypeptide binding];~identified by MetaGeneAnnotator; putative;~pyridoxal 5'-phosphate (PLP) binding site [chemical binding];~substrate binding site [chemical binding]) — translated: MNQTPLPCRARAEIDLEALRANVRTLRARVAPHVQLMAVVKADAYGHGAVRCAEAALAAGATWLGTATPHEALALRAAGLTEPRIMCWLWTPGDPWAEGIEAGLDMSVSGLWALAEVTAAARETGRRARIQLKADTGLGRNGCQPADWPELVTAALKAEAEGLVRVTGLWSHFACADEPGHPSIVAQLDTFRSMLGHAERAGIRPEVRHIANSPATLTLPEAHFDLVRPGIAMYGVSPDPAIGTSAGLGLRPVMSLKASVALVKQVPGGHGVSYGHHYVTPGPTTLGLVPLGYADGIPRHASQRGPVLVGDRVRTVAGRVAMDQFVVDLSGDEVEPGAEAVLFGPGDRGEPSAQDWADAADTIAYEIVTRIGARVPRVYVGE
- a CDS encoding hypothetical protein (identified by MetaGeneAnnotator; putative;~sequence version:1), which produces MATPERDGTTSTGRGADTVSMRDLLAACAAADAVSTPPRERAIPDDPDVAAIPRISGRSDSAGEDGDQGGDQGGRGTVRHEAA
- a CDS encoding hypothetical protein (identified by MetaGeneAnnotator; putative;~secreted protein [Streptomyces pristinaespiralis ATCC25486]), producing the protein MAGLTAMAVAAVAFLAYQASASAPAPAQLAADSRTPAKAPTAAATDKPKKPRKDPITLPEGSGKGERVVYSLDERRVWLVDAKNKITQSFTVMPSTVSPKPGSYAVTSRTATVLGSDGVQIEHVVRFAVAKDVAVGFSAAVDGSTPSPDPAKKTGGIRMKRTDADALWAFASIGAKVVVVP